A genome region from Mammaliicoccus sp. Marseille-Q6498 includes the following:
- a CDS encoding phosphate ABC transporter ATP-binding protein, with protein sequence MTENIEVEFKDVEFKTDNNLILNKINGKIYKGKITTIIGPSGAGKSTFLSLINALKSPTSGEILIDGKEIDTYDPIELRRKVQLVSQEATMIKGSVKDNLELPLALQNKQLTDNDAEKYLENVNLPISFLNKNSKELSGGEKQKLSLARSLVNKPSIMLLDEVTSALDRKSKDAIEELLIQIKDKHDVTMIWITHDINQAMRLSDYVWVMMGGKLVEAGTSEDIKHSKNDDVKNFIGDKL encoded by the coding sequence GTGACAGAGAATATTGAAGTAGAATTTAAAGATGTAGAATTTAAAACAGATAATAATTTGATTCTTAACAAAATAAACGGCAAAATTTATAAAGGGAAAATCACAACGATAATAGGGCCATCTGGTGCTGGTAAGTCAACATTTTTATCCCTGATTAATGCATTAAAATCACCTACTAGTGGTGAAATATTGATTGATGGTAAAGAAATTGATACATATGATCCGATAGAATTACGTAGAAAAGTACAACTTGTGTCACAAGAAGCTACGATGATTAAAGGTAGTGTTAAAGATAATTTAGAATTACCTTTAGCACTTCAGAATAAACAACTAACAGATAACGATGCTGAGAAATATTTGGAAAACGTCAATCTTCCTATATCATTTTTAAATAAAAATAGTAAAGAATTATCAGGTGGAGAAAAACAAAAATTATCATTAGCACGTTCACTTGTAAATAAACCAAGCATCATGTTATTAGATGAAGTCACTTCAGCTCTTGATAGAAAATCTAAAGATGCAATTGAAGAATTGTTAATCCAAATTAAAGATAAGCACGATGTGACGATGATATGGATTACACATGATATTAATCAAGCTATGCGATTGAGTGATTACGTATGGGTGATGATGGGTGGCAAATTAGTTGAAGCGGGCACAAGCGAAGACATTAAACATTCTAAAAATGATGACGTCAAAAATTTTATAGGAGATAAATTATAA
- the fetB gene encoding iron export ABC transporter permease subunit FetB produces the protein MSVTSLILMFIFIIIPLVISKSFNLGLEKDTIIAAVRSFIQLIIVGYILQFIFDQESHIFIFLMVLLIIGAATQNARKKGLAIPGITWKLLLAFVSVEVVTQGILIGLKITPATAQYIIPISGMIIGNSMVLSILFLNRFMSEIKQNENLVELILCLGGTPKQAVHKQLITSIQSSIIPTIEKQKTIGLVQLPGMMSGQIIGGADPLEAVLFQILIVFLLLTAAIMTSVILGFLSYPTIFNNKQQLVESRFK, from the coding sequence ATGAGTGTAACTTCTTTAATATTAATGTTTATTTTTATAATCATACCGTTAGTCATTTCAAAATCATTTAACTTAGGATTAGAAAAAGACACAATTATAGCAGCTGTAAGATCATTTATACAATTAATAATTGTTGGGTACATATTGCAGTTTATTTTTGACCAAGAAAGTCATATATTTATATTTTTAATGGTCTTGTTAATTATAGGAGCTGCCACTCAAAATGCACGTAAAAAAGGGTTGGCCATACCAGGTATAACTTGGAAACTATTATTAGCGTTTGTGTCTGTTGAAGTTGTGACACAAGGAATATTAATTGGTTTAAAAATAACACCAGCAACCGCACAATATATTATTCCTATTAGCGGTATGATAATAGGGAATTCTATGGTGCTTAGCATATTATTTTTAAATCGATTTATGTCAGAAATAAAACAAAACGAAAACTTAGTAGAACTTATTCTATGCTTAGGAGGGACTCCTAAACAAGCAGTACATAAACAATTGATTACTTCAATTCAATCTAGTATTATTCCAACAATTGAAAAACAAAAGACAATCGGACTCGTTCAATTACCAGGTATGATGAGTGGACAAATTATAGGTGGTGCTGATCCACTTGAAGCGGTATTATTCCAAATCTTAATTGTATTCTTATTGTTAACAGCAGCAATTATGACGAGTGTCATATTAGGATTCTTATCATATCCAACAATATTCAATAATAAACAACAACTAGTAGAAAGTCGGTTTAAATAA
- a CDS encoding aldehyde dehydrogenase codes for MQSFFDSDTTKDIKFRKKQLRLLKKSIKTYEIELIDALKHDLGKNSVESFATEIGYIYKSISLMLKDVKGLAGKKTVNTPVYLFPSKSYTVNEPYGTVLIIGPFNYPFQLVIEPLIGAIAAGNCAIVKPSELTPNVSSIIQKIIENVFDASYISCVTGDHTVIDTLLSHPFDFVFFTGSTKNGQSVYEKASKQLIPVALELGGKSPAIVDRTANIKVAAERIAFGKFINAGQTCVAPDYVIIDASIKEPFIKAIQSTIKEFYSNDPKNSDDFGRIVNENHTERLSELINHTNGDIVHGGSVDISDRYIEPTIVDNIKFDDVLMQEEIFGPILPVMSYESFGDAIQFIKNKPKPLSLYLFSEDENHTDEVVSRISFGGGCINDTLLHVGNHSLPFGGVGHSGIGKYHGKASFELFSNKKSIMFKTTKLETGVLFPPYKGKGKYVRAMFKK; via the coding sequence ATGCAATCTTTTTTCGATAGTGACACGACTAAAGATATTAAATTTAGAAAGAAACAATTAAGATTATTAAAAAAATCAATTAAAACTTATGAAATCGAACTAATCGATGCTTTAAAACACGACTTAGGAAAAAACTCTGTTGAATCTTTTGCAACAGAAATCGGTTACATTTATAAAAGTATCTCTTTGATGTTGAAAGATGTCAAGGGCTTAGCTGGAAAGAAAACTGTCAATACACCTGTATATCTCTTTCCTAGTAAAAGTTATACAGTAAACGAACCATATGGCACAGTGCTTATAATCGGACCATTTAACTATCCTTTCCAACTCGTAATTGAACCATTAATTGGCGCAATTGCAGCTGGTAATTGTGCAATCGTTAAACCTTCCGAATTAACACCTAACGTCAGTTCAATTATTCAAAAGATAATCGAAAATGTATTTGATGCTTCATACATTTCATGTGTCACTGGTGACCATACAGTCATCGATACATTATTAAGTCATCCATTTGATTTTGTCTTTTTCACAGGATCTACTAAAAATGGACAAAGTGTTTATGAAAAAGCAAGTAAACAGTTAATCCCTGTTGCACTTGAACTAGGCGGTAAAAGTCCTGCAATCGTTGATAGAACAGCGAACATTAAAGTTGCTGCAGAAAGAATAGCTTTTGGTAAATTTATCAACGCTGGACAAACTTGTGTTGCACCAGATTATGTCATTATAGATGCATCCATTAAAGAACCTTTTATTAAAGCGATTCAATCAACAATCAAAGAATTCTATAGTAATGACCCTAAAAATAGCGATGACTTCGGTAGAATCGTTAATGAAAACCATACAGAAAGACTTAGCGAATTAATAAATCATACAAATGGTGATATCGTACATGGTGGTTCAGTAGATATTAGTGATCGATACATAGAACCAACAATTGTTGATAATATAAAATTTGATGACGTATTAATGCAAGAAGAAATATTTGGTCCTATCCTTCCTGTCATGTCTTACGAATCATTCGGCGATGCTATACAATTTATTAAAAACAAACCAAAACCATTATCATTATACTTATTTAGTGAAGATGAAAATCACACAGATGAAGTCGTGAGTCGAATTTCATTCGGTGGCGGTTGTATAAATGATACTTTATTACACGTAGGCAATCATAGCTTACCATTCGGTGGCGTTGGTCATTCAGGAATTGGAAAATATCACGGAAAAGCCTCATTCGAATTATTCAGTAACAAAAAAAGCATTATGTTTAAAACAACAAAACTTGAAACCGGCGTATTATTCCCACCATATAAAGGTAAAGGAAAATATGTTAGAGCAATGTTTAAAAAATAG
- a CDS encoding Gfo/Idh/MocA family oxidoreductase gives MRFGFIGTNWITDRLIENGQQVGAFEPFAVYSRTEDRANYFKEKHGLTETYTDLNEFCQSPNFDAIYIATPNAFHFEQAEIAIKNKKHVLIEKPATINAEQFEKLSVLAHEYHVTVMEAMKSTLLTPFVQYKNSKIDIGEIRYADFHYHQYSSRFDNYKKGIVENAFKPELGNGALMDLGVYAVAPAIHLFGLPKSVKANGFKLDTGADGQGNAILNYDTFQVTISYSKICDRPSPSEIIGEDGYVSINKISAPTVINVFNRDNSLKDTYSVDHEHTMKDEIVEFIDCINQEKVESSINSHQRTIETLKVLDEIRHQIGVKFNA, from the coding sequence ATGAGATTTGGTTTTATAGGTACGAATTGGATAACTGACCGTTTAATTGAAAATGGACAACAAGTAGGTGCATTTGAACCATTTGCTGTATATTCTCGTACAGAGGATAGAGCAAATTATTTTAAAGAAAAGCACGGACTAACTGAAACTTATACCGATTTAAATGAATTTTGTCAGTCGCCTAATTTTGATGCAATTTATATCGCAACACCTAATGCATTTCATTTTGAACAGGCTGAAATAGCTATTAAAAATAAAAAACATGTGTTAATTGAAAAGCCTGCAACAATTAATGCAGAGCAATTTGAAAAGCTTTCTGTTTTAGCGCATGAATACCATGTTACCGTAATGGAAGCTATGAAATCAACATTATTAACACCATTTGTTCAATATAAAAATTCGAAAATAGATATTGGCGAAATAAGATATGCAGATTTTCACTATCATCAATACTCATCAAGATTTGATAATTATAAAAAAGGCATCGTTGAGAATGCATTTAAACCAGAACTTGGAAATGGCGCATTAATGGATTTAGGTGTTTACGCAGTTGCACCAGCTATTCATCTATTCGGACTACCAAAAAGCGTTAAAGCAAATGGTTTCAAGTTGGATACTGGAGCAGATGGACAAGGTAATGCAATATTAAATTATGATACTTTCCAAGTTACGATTAGTTACTCTAAAATATGTGACCGACCAAGTCCTTCTGAAATTATAGGAGAAGACGGTTATGTTTCAATTAATAAAATCAGTGCACCAACAGTTATAAACGTATTTAATAGAGACAATTCTCTTAAAGATACTTATAGCGTAGATCATGAACATACAATGAAAGACGAAATAGTAGAATTTATCGATTGTATTAATCAAGAAAAAGTCGAATCATCTATTAATTCCCATCAAAGAACAATTGAAACATTAAAAGTTTTAGATGAAATTAGACATCAAATTGGAGTTAAATTTAATGCCTAA
- a CDS encoding GNAT family N-acetyltransferase, whose protein sequence is MEIKQGKNKFYVGESEEQFDAEITYQDTDGKVLVVDHTFVDPSLRGKGTARKLVDTVIDKARSEGKVIDPVCPYVKDVMTKDQSTHDVLKK, encoded by the coding sequence ATGGAAATTAAACAAGGTAAAAACAAATTTTATGTAGGCGAATCAGAAGAACAATTTGATGCAGAAATCACTTACCAAGATACTGATGGGAAAGTATTAGTCGTTGACCATACTTTTGTAGATCCATCATTACGAGGTAAAGGAACTGCTAGAAAGCTTGTAGATACTGTTATTGATAAAGCTAGATCAGAGGGCAAAGTCATTGATCCAGTTTGTCCTTACGTAAAAGATGTTATGACTAAAGACCAAAGCACACACGATGTCTTGAAAAAATAA
- a CDS encoding manganese-dependent inorganic pyrophosphatase has protein sequence MAKTFIFGHKNPDTDTIASALVMQDLQSELGNDVQAARLGDVSDETQYALDYFKVEAPSLLETPLKDKEVILVDHNEFQQSADDITDATITMVVDHHRISNFETSAPLYYRAEPVGCTTTILKKMYEENNIEIKPEIAGLMISAIISDTLLFKSPTCTEQDIKACESLAKIANVDLNEYGLEMLKAGASVVGKSPEFLLNMDAKSFNMGDKIVRVAQVNTVDLNEVLEIQEDVENEMNKIISVEQYDLFVFVITDILNSDSTVIALGKDQQVVEQAFNTQLNNNVAVLPGVVSRKKQVVPPINELLGK, from the coding sequence TTGGCAAAAACATTTATATTTGGACATAAAAATCCTGACACAGACACAATAGCATCAGCATTAGTAATGCAAGATTTACAATCAGAATTAGGAAATGATGTACAAGCAGCAAGATTAGGTGACGTTTCAGATGAAACACAATATGCTTTAGATTATTTCAAAGTTGAGGCACCTTCATTATTAGAAACACCTTTAAAAGATAAAGAAGTTATTCTTGTTGACCATAACGAATTCCAACAAAGTGCTGACGATATTACAGATGCAACAATCACAATGGTTGTTGATCATCACCGTATTAGTAATTTTGAAACAAGTGCGCCTTTATATTACAGAGCTGAGCCAGTAGGTTGTACAACTACGATTCTTAAAAAAATGTATGAAGAAAACAACATTGAAATTAAACCTGAAATTGCAGGACTTATGATTTCTGCTATTATTTCAGATACTTTACTTTTTAAATCTCCTACATGTACTGAACAAGATATTAAAGCATGTGAATCATTAGCTAAGATTGCCAATGTTGATTTAAATGAATATGGTTTAGAAATGTTAAAAGCTGGTGCATCAGTTGTAGGTAAATCACCAGAATTCTTACTTAATATGGATGCAAAATCATTCAACATGGGCGACAAAATTGTACGCGTAGCTCAAGTTAATACTGTTGATTTAAATGAAGTATTAGAAATTCAAGAAGACGTTGAAAACGAAATGAACAAAATCATCTCAGTTGAGCAGTATGATTTATTTGTATTCGTAATCACTGATATACTTAATAGTGATTCAACAGTAATTGCTTTAGGTAAAGATCAACAAGTTGTAGAGCAAGCATTCAATACACAATTAAACAACAATGTTGCTGTATTACCTGGCGTTGTTTCTCGTAAGAAGCAAGTTGTACCACCTATCAATGAATTATTAGGTAAATAA